A region from the Medicago truncatula cultivar Jemalong A17 chromosome 6, MtrunA17r5.0-ANR, whole genome shotgun sequence genome encodes:
- the LOC11432192 gene encoding rRNA-processing protein FCF1 homolog has protein sequence MGNAKKGPKFAVMKKMVTSKAIKNYKEAVLNPEKKNTLKEKLPRNVPTHSSALFFHYNTALGPPYRVLIDTNFINFSIQNKLDLEKGMMDCLFAKCTPCITDCVMAELEKLGTKYRVALRIAKDPRFERLLCTHRGTYADDCLVDRVTESKCFIVATCDRDLKRRIRKIPGVPIMYITKHRYSIERLPEATIGGAPRI, from the exons ATGGGTAATGCTAAGAAAGGACCCAAATTTGCTGTTATGAAGAAGATGGTCACTTCCAAAGCAatcaaaaa CTATAAAGAAGCGGTTTTGAACCCAGAAAAGAAGAACACTCTTAAAGAAAAGTTACCCAGAAATGT TCCTACTCATTCTTCGGCACTTTTCTTTCACTACAATACTGCTTTGGGACCTCCTTATCGTGTTTTGATCGATACCAACTTCATCAATTTCTCCATTCAGAATAAG tTGGATTTGGAGAAAGGAATGATGGACTGCTTATTTGCAAAAT GTACCCCGTGTATCACAGACTGTGTGATGGCAGAACTAGAGAAGTTGGGCACAAAATATCGTGTAGCTCTAAG GATTGCCAAGGATCCTCGATTTGAGAGATTACTCTGTACTCATAGGGGTACCTATGCTGATGACTGCCTTGTTGACAGAGTTACCGAG AGTAAGTGCTTCATTGTCGCGACATGTGATCGAGACTTGAAGAGGAGGATCCGGAAG ATTCCTGGTGTGCCAATAATGTACATCACCAAACATAGATACTCAATTGAGCGGTTGCCTGAAGCAACAATTGGTGGAG CACCTAGAATCTGA
- the LOC11442572 gene encoding multiprotein-bridging factor 1c — protein MFTMPTRTVGTIKQDWEPVVLHKTKPKAQDLRNPKAVNQALRTGAEVLTVKKPTAGSNKKATAGPVLNARKLDEAAEPAALERVGGEVRHAIQKARLDKKMSQGDLAKLINERVQVVQEYENGKAVINQGVLGKMERVLGVKLRGKIGK, from the coding sequence ATGTTTACGATGCCGACACGAACCGTAGGAACAATAAAACAAGATTGGGAACCCGTGGTTCTCCACAAAACCAAACCCAAAGCACAAGACCTCCGTAACCCAAAAGCAGTAAACCAAGCCCTCCGAACCGGAGCAGAAGTGTTAACAGTTAAAAAACCAACAGCCGGTTCGAACAAAAAAGCAACGGCCGGACCGGTTTTAAACGCGAGGAAACTAGATGAAGCGGCTGAACCGGCAGCGTTAGAGCGGGTTGGTGGAGAAGTGAGACACGCGATACAGAAAGCGCGTTTGGATAAGAAGATGAGTCAGGGTGATTTGGCGAAATTGATTAATGAAAGGGTTCAGGTTGTTCAGGAGTATGAGAATGGTAAAGCTGTTATTAATCAGGGTGTTTTGGGGAAAATGGAGAGGGTTTTGGGGGTTAAACTTAGGGGTAAAAttggtaaataa